In the Candidatus Omnitrophota bacterium genome, one interval contains:
- the gmk gene encoding guanylate kinase — MPERRGHIFVVSAPSGCGKTSLVKALLKEDRSLAHPASFTTRLRRPGERDGVDYRFISEDEFSRRLKRKDFLEWSRPFGQYYATSKSSVSGNIRSGRDVILSLDFKGANFVKKNFKDSTSIYILPPSLKALRQRLVGRMTDHSSEIKKRLSCARADICNIKKYDYAVVNDSFTDAVKKLKSIIVAERLRVR; from the coding sequence ATGCCGGAGAGAAGGGGACATATTTTCGTCGTTTCAGCGCCGTCGGGTTGCGGCAAGACCTCGCTTGTAAAGGCGCTTTTAAAAGAGGACAGGTCCCTTGCGCATCCGGCCTCTTTTACGACGCGCCTCAGGCGCCCGGGCGAAAGAGACGGAGTCGATTATCGTTTTATTTCAGAAGACGAATTCAGCCGCCGCCTTAAAAGGAAAGATTTTTTGGAGTGGTCCCGGCCGTTCGGGCAGTATTACGCAACGTCAAAAAGCTCCGTCTCGGGCAATATCCGCAGCGGCAGGGACGTGATCCTCAGCCTGGATTTCAAAGGCGCGAATTTCGTAAAGAAGAATTTCAAGGATTCAACCTCGATCTACATACTCCCGCCTTCACTGAAGGCTTTAAGGCAGAGGCTCGTCGGCCGCATGACCGATCATTCCTCCGAGATAAAGAAGAGATTGAGCTGCGCGAGGGCCGATATCTGCAATATTAAGAAATACGACTACGCGGTAGTCAACGACAGTTTTACGGATGCCGTAAAAAAGCTCAAATCAATCATCGTCGCGGAAAGACTTAGGGTGAGGTGA
- the rpoZ gene encoding DNA-directed RNA polymerase subunit omega, with product MKAKSSISVENLLDKTDNSIYKLVILASKRALELNEGSPKLVETESKKISTVALEEIREGKIGMKEKKK from the coding sequence TTGAAAGCGAAGAGTTCCATCTCGGTCGAGAACCTTCTCGACAAGACTGATAATTCTATCTACAAGCTCGTGATACTTGCCTCGAAGCGCGCCTTGGAGCTGAACGAAGGGAGCCCGAAGCTGGTCGAGACCGAAAGCAAGAAGATATCGACCGTAGCGCTTGAAGAGATCAGAGAAGGCAAGATAGGGATGAAGGAAAAGAAAAAATAA
- a CDS encoding flavoprotein produces the protein MAKKEAILGVSGSIAAYRACDIVNSLRRAGANVTVIMTKEAKEFVTPLTLQTLSRNKVYSEMFELPAEWSPVHTSLADMADLILIAPACANVIGKIANGICDDLLTCVVLASKAKTLIAPAMNEKMYLNPAVQDNIKKLKSRGIGFIGPIKGPLACGHDSIGHIADTASIILEAKKLLKG, from the coding sequence ATGGCGAAGAAAGAGGCGATCCTCGGGGTCAGCGGTTCCATCGCCGCTTACAGGGCGTGTGATATCGTCAATAGCCTGAGGAGGGCGGGGGCGAACGTCACGGTCATCATGACGAAAGAAGCGAAAGAGTTCGTCACTCCCTTGACGCTCCAGACCCTTTCCCGTAACAAAGTTTATTCAGAGATGTTCGAACTGCCGGCCGAATGGAGCCCGGTCCATACCTCGTTGGCCGACATGGCCGACCTGATACTGATCGCCCCGGCCTGCGCCAACGTGATAGGCAAGATAGCCAACGGCATCTGTGACGATCTCCTGACCTGCGTGGTCCTGGCGTCCAAGGCGAAGACCCTTATTGCCCCGGCGATGAACGAGAAGATGTATTTGAACCCCGCGGTGCAGGATAATATCAAAAAGCTCAAAAGCAGGGGAATAGGATTTATCGGCCCTATCAAAGGTCCCCTGGCATGCGGGCACGATTCTATCGGGCACATCGCCGATACTGCCTCGATAATCCTGGAAGCGAAGAAATTACTCAAGGGTTGA
- a CDS encoding phosphopantothenoylcysteine decarboxylase: MKLRILITAGPTKEYIDPVRFISNSSTGFFGYQIASEAARRGHKVTLVSGPTCLTPPKGVKFVPVVSALEMKKAVEKHFPASDCLIMSAAVADYRPAAVFPRKIKKGKDRLVLRLKRNPDILSLVSQKKEGRVVIGFAVETADLKKNAKKKLKEKSLDYIIAAPLNNKRSPFGNRKVPVSIISGTGKAEALFSHKKNLSRIILDKAEAAKYHYNTGKIQKRKGDIHHD; the protein is encoded by the coding sequence TTGAAGTTGCGAATACTCATAACCGCAGGCCCCACCAAAGAATACATAGACCCCGTCCGCTTCATCTCGAATTCCTCTACGGGTTTTTTCGGATACCAGATAGCCTCGGAAGCCGCCAGGCGCGGCCATAAGGTCACGCTCGTAAGCGGGCCGACATGCCTGACCCCGCCCAAAGGGGTGAAATTTGTCCCTGTCGTCTCCGCCCTGGAGATGAAAAAGGCCGTCGAAAAGCATTTTCCGGCATCCGATTGCCTTATAATGTCGGCGGCCGTAGCGGATTACAGGCCGGCGGCTGTCTTCCCGCGGAAGATCAAGAAGGGGAAGGACCGGTTGGTATTAAGGTTGAAGAGGAACCCCGACATACTTTCGCTCGTCTCCCAAAAAAAAGAAGGCAGGGTCGTAATAGGTTTCGCCGTGGAGACTGCCGACTTGAAGAAGAACGCAAAGAAAAAATTGAAAGAGAAGAGTCTCGACTATATCATCGCGGCGCCGCTAAATAACAAAAGATCCCCGTTCGGGAACCGGAAGGTCCCTGTTTCGATCATATCCGGGACCGGAAAAGCAGAAGCCCTTTTTTCCCACAAAAAAAACCTCTCAAGGATTATCCTTGACAAAGCAGAGGCGGCAAAGTATCATTATAATACTGGTAAAATTCAAAAGAGAAAGGGGGACATACATCATGATTAA
- a CDS encoding diguanylate cyclase produces the protein MEKKKAVIIENNPTIAQDISDIFSEKGYLPLLATNGLDGIELVCEESPDLVMLNPCITDINGSSVYKLLRDDPKNGHIPILICVTNERDMFRFCGMKSQPEQNAIRFTAKSDFKDNLEKSLNLIENRVLSNKFQLDSEHFKRVLVKLVSAYQSYNGLSSEEVKGILNEVLDKITTMLSSELGSLMLVDEPAQELVIKASKGLSDDVINKTRIKVGKGISGWVAKAGSPLLIRNIETDERFSRQNSKRYYTSSLLSAPIRIKNRIVGVINVNNKSTREPFTEYDLALLTILTNEMSIAIESSHWQKELEEANEKIEKLKVSKQILGDIARSLDDELYELTISQEVSNIIYSRLDYKEIIDAILEIIERSIDCHLCGLLFVDEEKKTGIIVEVKYPATQQEIDNFKLKIIETFNRLTGGRLLPEQVSVDQARDSGNLIDSYAENRNILSSFQAQLLLAGEKPIGMLAVANSFPNAFSGEDLRVFSIISRHSSIAINNTMLHKKITELSITDGLTGLYVYRYFNDALDKEILRSARYRQPFGLIMIDLDSFKKINDSYGHPQGDEVLKEVAQIFKKICREVDIVARYGGEEFAIILPETDLEGAFVLADRIRMVIKNYAFGTKENVINLTASIGAASYPDIAVSKTELIKHVDRALYRAKAEGRNKTCRAVKEITNEI, from the coding sequence ATGGAAAAGAAAAAAGCAGTCATAATAGAAAACAATCCGACGATAGCGCAGGATATCTCCGATATCTTTTCGGAGAAGGGCTATCTTCCCTTACTGGCGACCAACGGACTGGACGGCATTGAGCTAGTCTGCGAGGAGTCGCCTGACCTCGTCATGCTTAATCCATGCATCACAGACATAAACGGCAGTTCCGTATATAAACTTCTCAGGGACGACCCCAAAAACGGCCATATCCCCATCCTGATCTGCGTCACCAACGAAAGGGATATGTTCAGGTTCTGCGGCATGAAATCTCAGCCCGAACAGAACGCGATCAGGTTTACGGCAAAATCCGATTTTAAAGATAACCTGGAAAAATCCCTCAATCTTATAGAGAACCGCGTCCTGTCGAATAAATTCCAGCTCGACAGCGAACATTTCAAGAGAGTCCTGGTAAAGCTTGTGAGCGCTTACCAGTCGTATAACGGTTTATCGTCGGAAGAGGTCAAGGGCATCCTTAACGAAGTCCTCGATAAGATAACGACGATGCTGAGTTCCGAACTCGGGTCGTTGATGCTCGTAGACGAACCCGCGCAGGAACTTGTGATCAAGGCCTCCAAGGGATTAAGCGACGACGTAATAAATAAGACCCGCATAAAGGTGGGCAAGGGGATCTCCGGTTGGGTGGCGAAGGCGGGGAGCCCGTTGCTGATAAGGAACATCGAGACCGACGAGCGTTTCTCCCGCCAGAATTCCAAGAGATATTATACATCGTCCTTATTGAGCGCGCCCATCCGGATAAAGAACAGGATCGTAGGCGTGATCAACGTAAACAATAAATCCACGAGGGAGCCTTTTACGGAATATGACCTTGCGCTCCTGACGATCCTCACAAATGAGATGTCGATAGCGATCGAATCCTCGCATTGGCAGAAAGAGCTCGAAGAGGCCAACGAGAAAATAGAAAAACTCAAAGTCAGCAAGCAGATCCTGGGAGATATCGCCCGTTCGCTCGATGACGAATTATATGAGTTGACAATCTCGCAGGAAGTTAGTAATATAATATACTCGAGGCTCGATTATAAGGAGATAATAGACGCGATTTTGGAGATAATCGAGCGCTCCATCGATTGTCATCTATGCGGCTTATTGTTTGTGGATGAGGAAAAAAAGACGGGAATAATAGTCGAGGTAAAATACCCGGCTACCCAGCAGGAGATTGACAACTTTAAGCTGAAGATCATAGAAACGTTCAACAGGTTAACAGGGGGGAGACTGTTGCCGGAACAAGTTTCGGTTGATCAGGCTCGAGACAGCGGAAATTTAATAGACTCATACGCCGAAAACAGGAATATCCTCAGCTCTTTCCAGGCGCAATTACTTTTGGCCGGCGAGAAGCCTATCGGCATGCTGGCAGTCGCCAATTCATTCCCGAACGCCTTCAGCGGCGAAGACCTGAGAGTCTTCTCGATCATATCCCGCCATTCAAGCATCGCGATAAACAATACCATGCTCCACAAGAAGATAACCGAGCTTTCGATAACAGACGGCCTTACCGGCCTTTATGTCTACAGGTATTTTAACGACGCGCTCGACAAGGAAATACTGCGATCGGCCAGGTACAGGCAGCCATTCGGCCTCATAATGATCGACCTGGACAGCTTCAAGAAGATAAACGACAGCTACGGCCATCCCCAGGGCGACGAGGTATTAAAAGAAGTCGCCCAAATATTCAAGAAAATATGCCGCGAGGTGGATATCGTGGCGAGGTACGGCGGAGAGGAATTCGCGATAATACTTCCGGAAACGGACCTGGAGGGCGCGTTTGTCCTGGCCGACAGGATAAGGATGGTCATAAAGAATTACGCTTTCGGGACAAAAGAGAACGTAATAAACCTGACGGCGAGCATCGGGGCCGCGAGCTATCCCGATATAGCGGTCTCGAAAACGGAACTCATAAAGCACGTCGACAGGGCGTTATACAGGGCCAAGGCCGAAGGCAGGAACAAGACATGCCGCGCCGTAAAGGAGATCACGAATGAGATTTAG
- a CDS encoding secretin N-terminal domain-containing protein, whose translation MRFSRQLLFCSFVTVFLLVFAHLTCAQDDKTVTLDVQNMNIDAVVKMIADQSGMNVALSNNVIGTVTVKLDSVSVIQALDSVLKANNYLYSIENGIISVYTYQDSEQQERFVNLETRVFTLGYTDVADLKKVLLSMKTARGRIETNEKNNQVIVTDTPEKVKEIEIALKELDQPTETKEYKLLYSKAKDVEPKILQVIPKEKGDVYIDERTNSITVRATPVILKNIDNFIGGWDSQHKQVLIESMILEVTLDEGTKLGIQWQQLSQLPVDSSGKAAHHPALINTAAMFASGLPAAGPAGFFKIGSLTADEYNIAIDALKSNANTEVLSSPRIVVIDNEKANILIGSSEPYAVATTDPITHLLVQDIKYVDVGVKLEVTPQIGEDNYVTMKIHPEVSTARRVPEVDNVVAKDTTQADTVMMVRDGETIVLGGLIKNQKKLTVNKIPILGDLPLFGLLFRNKNYQDQKREVIVFVTPHILTNNNRQTLSRQQYQNTINRTKRDDAIVTDAIEKSGGVLMTPVEKEKKSEAIRKDIQRLLDGGDEY comes from the coding sequence ATGAGATTTAGCAGGCAACTTTTGTTTTGCAGCTTCGTCACGGTTTTCCTTTTGGTGTTTGCCCATCTCACCTGCGCCCAAGACGACAAAACGGTCACCCTCGACGTGCAGAACATGAATATCGACGCGGTCGTCAAGATGATAGCCGACCAGAGCGGAATGAACGTAGCCCTGAGCAATAATGTCATCGGCACGGTTACCGTAAAACTTGACAGCGTAAGCGTGATCCAGGCCCTCGACTCGGTCCTGAAGGCGAACAATTACCTATATTCCATCGAAAACGGGATAATATCCGTCTACACATACCAGGACTCGGAACAACAGGAGCGTTTCGTTAATCTCGAAACAAGGGTATTTACTCTTGGCTACACGGATGTCGCCGACCTGAAAAAAGTCCTCCTTTCGATGAAGACAGCCCGCGGCAGGATAGAGACGAACGAGAAGAACAACCAGGTAATAGTGACCGATACCCCGGAAAAGGTAAAAGAGATCGAGATCGCGCTTAAGGAACTCGACCAGCCTACCGAGACGAAAGAATATAAGCTGTTGTATTCCAAGGCCAAGGATGTCGAGCCGAAGATACTCCAGGTGATACCCAAAGAGAAGGGTGACGTATACATCGACGAGAGGACTAACAGTATAACCGTCAGGGCGACGCCGGTCATACTGAAAAATATAGATAATTTTATCGGGGGCTGGGATTCCCAGCATAAGCAGGTGCTCATAGAGTCGATGATATTAGAAGTCACCCTCGATGAAGGGACGAAGCTTGGCATACAATGGCAGCAGTTGAGCCAATTACCGGTCGATTCCAGCGGTAAAGCCGCCCATCACCCCGCGCTTATCAATACGGCCGCGATGTTCGCTTCCGGGCTCCCGGCAGCGGGCCCGGCCGGTTTCTTTAAGATCGGAAGCCTTACGGCCGACGAATATAACATCGCTATAGACGCCCTCAAGAGCAACGCGAATACCGAGGTCCTTTCGAGCCCGAGGATCGTGGTCATAGATAACGAGAAAGCGAATATACTTATCGGGAGCAGCGAGCCGTACGCGGTGGCGACGACTGACCCGATAACCCACCTGCTCGTCCAGGATATAAAATATGTCGATGTCGGCGTAAAATTGGAAGTTACGCCGCAGATCGGCGAGGATAATTATGTCACGATGAAGATACATCCAGAGGTCAGCACCGCGAGAAGGGTGCCTGAGGTCGACAACGTCGTGGCCAAAGATACCACCCAGGCCGATACAGTAATGATGGTCAGGGACGGCGAGACGATAGTCCTGGGCGGGCTCATTAAGAACCAGAAAAAGCTGACAGTAAATAAGATCCCGATATTGGGGGATCTGCCCCTGTTCGGCCTGCTCTTCAGGAACAAGAATTACCAGGACCAGAAGAGGGAGGTGATAGTCTTTGTCACGCCCCATATCCTGACGAATAATAACCGCCAGACGCTTTCAAGGCAGCAATACCAAAACACCATCAACAGGACAAAAAGAGACGACGCTATCGTAACCGATGCCATAGAAAAGTCCGGTGGGGTACTGATGACCCCCGTAGAGAAAGAAAAGAAGAGCGAGGCGATAAGAAAAGATATCCAGAGATTGTTAGACGGCGGCGATGAGTATTAA
- a CDS encoding GNVR domain-containing protein, which translates to MTMTTHEDQGSLRDYLQIIFHRRWFFMMPFVIVFFTASIGSFFLPKYYQSAVLVLVEEEKPINPLATKEPTYVSVTGQPPTLSEQLKTLTEKLLSYPHLLVLVKTLGLDKGIADQASYEKLLMGIRKRAEVKMRSPDVFQISYEDKNPVVSRDSVRTLVKIFIDENKSKKTEQAKDAVKFAEQHAQLYKKKLEDSEKALFEFRAQYPMQLPGKELDYNVSMLTNYQTSLTAIQMSIKEAQNKIDLVKRQLAGREPVIITAESIDLNPAVSRLNSKLQSLQSQQEELIKTTPDSPDISSLQVEMEETRDQLRLETEKLVGGETAQTAPLFYKRLEQRLRDAQKEADELRVREKNLQGLVSEYEKRIETLPEQDRKLALLTRDTEVNDNIYKMLVLKVEENKLATSEAEEKGTKYTILDDARLPLKPSKPQILLIGIVAFILGILSGFGCVFMAEFADHSFRGVEDARAFLKFEILGGVAAIVDRNEVMARNARQRVVGVTVVILYIVFFAVAATYSNMRQEEVKNKVIEIANKEKTAEAKQYGK; encoded by the coding sequence ATGACCATGACAACGCATGAGGACCAAGGTTCGCTACGCGATTATCTACAGATAATCTTCCACCGCAGATGGTTTTTCATGATGCCCTTCGTCATCGTCTTCTTCACTGCCAGCATAGGCAGTTTTTTTCTGCCCAAATATTACCAATCGGCAGTTCTCGTGCTTGTCGAAGAAGAAAAACCGATTAATCCGCTCGCCACCAAGGAACCGACATATGTCTCAGTGACCGGACAACCTCCTACCCTTTCCGAACAACTTAAGACTTTAACGGAAAAACTCCTCAGCTATCCCCATCTTTTAGTATTAGTAAAAACACTCGGCCTTGATAAGGGCATTGCCGATCAAGCCTCCTATGAAAAACTTCTGATGGGGATCCGGAAACGGGCAGAAGTAAAAATGAGGTCTCCCGACGTTTTCCAGATCTCATACGAAGACAAGAACCCCGTCGTCTCGAGGGACTCCGTAAGGACGCTGGTAAAGATCTTTATAGACGAGAATAAATCAAAAAAGACCGAGCAAGCCAAGGACGCCGTTAAATTCGCCGAACAGCATGCCCAGCTTTATAAGAAAAAACTCGAAGACTCGGAAAAAGCCCTTTTCGAGTTCCGGGCCCAGTATCCTATGCAGCTGCCAGGGAAGGAGCTCGATTATAACGTCTCCATGCTCACCAATTACCAGACATCGCTTACGGCCATCCAGATGAGCATAAAAGAAGCCCAGAATAAAATAGACCTGGTAAAGAGGCAATTGGCGGGCAGGGAGCCGGTCATAATAACGGCTGAGTCGATCGACCTCAATCCGGCGGTCAGCCGCCTTAATTCCAAGTTACAATCGTTGCAATCCCAGCAAGAGGAGCTTATAAAGACTACTCCTGATTCGCCTGACATCTCTTCTCTGCAGGTCGAGATGGAAGAGACGCGCGATCAGCTGCGGCTTGAGACCGAGAAACTGGTCGGCGGAGAGACCGCCCAGACCGCGCCTCTTTTTTACAAGAGGCTTGAGCAAAGACTCAGAGATGCCCAAAAAGAGGCGGATGAATTAAGGGTGCGGGAGAAGAACCTGCAGGGACTGGTCAGCGAATATGAAAAGAGGATCGAGACTCTGCCGGAACAGGACAGGAAATTAGCCCTGCTTACGAGAGATACCGAAGTAAATGACAATATATATAAAATGCTGGTGCTAAAAGTGGAAGAAAATAAGCTCGCGACATCAGAGGCCGAGGAGAAAGGGACCAAATATACGATCCTCGACGATGCCAGGCTCCCCCTTAAGCCTTCCAAGCCGCAGATCTTGTTGATCGGGATAGTCGCTTTCATATTGGGCATCCTTTCCGGGTTTGGCTGCGTATTCATGGCCGAATTCGCGGACCATTCTTTTAGGGGAGTGGAGGACGCGAGGGCATTTTTAAAATTCGAGATATTAGGAGGCGTGGCGGCCATTGTCGACCGTAACGAGGTAATGGCCCGGAATGCGAGGCAGCGCGTGGTCGGGGTAACGGTGGTAATATTGTATATCGTGTTTTTTGCAGTCGCCGCGACATATTCAAATATGAGGCAGGAAGAGGTAAAGAATAAAGTCATTGAGATAGCCAACAAAGAAAAGACTGCCGAGGCGAAACAATATGGCAAATAA
- a CDS encoding CpsD/CapB family tyrosine-protein kinase has translation MANNGNGFKKLSDALKKAAEEKDEALQKDKVPVITPPPAAPETEKQEAPQEAPVYQAAERPESQIRSTGISKKIVAYHNPASHITEQFRVLRMHACSSEKAGNVKLMVVTSSANGEGKSVAAANLAVVMAQDFGRPVLLIDCNMRKPAIDSLLGIRSERGLSDVLSGNLKLEDALVKTDIANLVVLPAGQTPANPNELLASDRMKAILAEVRPQFEVIVLDTPAVIPFADPRILSKVVDGVIIVVRAGKTRREVVARAESILKSVGANIMGYVLTGVEYHIPEYIHRHL, from the coding sequence ATGGCAAATAACGGCAACGGGTTCAAAAAATTAAGCGATGCGCTGAAAAAGGCGGCCGAAGAGAAAGACGAAGCTTTGCAGAAGGACAAAGTGCCGGTAATTACCCCCCCGCCGGCGGCGCCGGAAACGGAGAAACAGGAAGCTCCTCAAGAGGCGCCTGTGTATCAGGCCGCAGAAAGACCAGAAAGCCAAATACGTTCAACAGGGATAAGCAAAAAGATAGTGGCATACCACAATCCTGCCAGCCATATAACAGAGCAATTCCGCGTTTTAAGGATGCATGCCTGTTCATCGGAGAAGGCCGGCAACGTAAAACTAATGGTTGTTACCAGTTCCGCTAATGGGGAAGGGAAATCGGTGGCTGCGGCGAATCTCGCGGTGGTCATGGCCCAGGATTTTGGCAGGCCGGTCCTGCTTATCGACTGCAATATGCGTAAACCTGCCATCGATTCGTTACTGGGGATAAGAAGTGAGAGGGGCCTGTCCGACGTCCTTTCGGGAAACCTGAAATTAGAAGACGCGTTGGTAAAGACAGATATAGCTAACCTGGTGGTCCTGCCCGCCGGGCAGACGCCCGCAAATCCGAACGAACTGCTGGCGTCCGACAGGATGAAGGCCATTCTTGCGGAAGTAAGGCCGCAGTTTGAGGTAATAGTCCTGGATACACCCGCGGTCATACCGTTCGCCGACCCGAGGATATTGAGCAAAGTAGTCGATGGCGTTATAATAGTGGTAAGGGCGGGAAAGACACGCCGGGAAGTGGTAGCCCGAGCGGAAAGCATCCTGAAGAGTGTCGGCGCGAATATAATGGGGTATGTCCTGACAGGCGTAGAATACCATATTCCTGAGTATATTCACCGGCATCTGTAG
- a CDS encoding class I SAM-dependent methyltransferase, with protein MYAGDELIKEFVPNNECKQISSTFFLDLLLKDTKIEKILDLGCGKGDSVDYFRKKDPEIQWVGLDIQSSPEVGARKRTDAAFVTFNGREIPFADGYFDIIYCNQVLEHAEKPEELINEATRVLKKGGFLVGSTSHLEPFHSLSMYNFTPYGFSLMVKAPLKLKEIRPGIDVFTLIFSRIFKRVPLLSQLLSSYFENESPFNFMMTVAGKMTGRSDQYINLAKLLFCGHFRFLIQKDG; from the coding sequence ATGTATGCTGGCGATGAATTAATAAAAGAATTTGTGCCGAATAATGAATGTAAACAAATTTCCTCGACTTTTTTTCTCGATTTATTATTAAAAGATACGAAAATAGAAAAAATATTAGACCTAGGCTGCGGCAAAGGAGATTCTGTAGATTACTTCAGGAAGAAAGACCCTGAAATACAATGGGTCGGCCTTGACATTCAATCGTCTCCGGAAGTCGGGGCCAGGAAAAGGACAGACGCCGCATTTGTCACATTTAACGGAAGAGAAATCCCTTTTGCGGACGGATATTTTGATATTATATATTGCAATCAGGTATTAGAGCATGCAGAGAAACCGGAAGAGCTTATCAATGAGGCGACAAGAGTATTAAAGAAAGGCGGTTTCTTGGTCGGTTCGACATCCCATCTGGAGCCGTTTCATTCCTTGAGTATGTATAATTTTACCCCTTACGGTTTCAGCCTCATGGTTAAGGCTCCTCTGAAATTAAAGGAGATAAGGCCGGGCATAGATGTGTTTACCCTCATATTCTCGCGAATATTCAAACGGGTACCACTTTTGTCTCAGCTGTTATCGAGCTATTTCGAAAATGAATCACCCTTCAATTTCATGATGACCGTAGCGGGGAAAATGACCGGCAGGTCAGATCAGTATATTAACCTTGCGAAACTGTTATTTTGCGGTCACTTCAGGTTTTTAATACAAAAAGACGGATAA
- a CDS encoding flippase, with the protein MLSKFNIDKKRLISNFFSLSSVEAANYLFPLITLPYLVRVLGPEKYGLINFAAAFIYYFVLLTDYGFNLSATREISINREDKRKVLSIFNSVMFVKFVLMVVSLIIMLAMVFSIPKFRQDWLIYIGTFGMVLGNVLFPIWLFQGMEKMKLVALLNLLAKFIFVIAIFIFVRKQSDYIYVPLITSLGFMTAGVISLVIAARRFGIIFRMPAGKDCTSSLKEGWHVFISTVSVSLYTSSNAFILGLFTNNTIVGYYSASERIIRSGQRLINPISQTLYPHISKLVADSKEKAAYFIKKVIVVFGGIGFAASILLFALAAPIVNIILGNQFEQSIIVLKILAFLPFMDALSNIFGIQTMLTFNMKEALSRIYISGGILSIILALILVPLWKHVGTAMAALITETYISLAMFAFIHKKGILYAKRQVRQH; encoded by the coding sequence ATGCTCAGTAAGTTTAATATTGACAAAAAACGATTGATATCAAATTTCTTCAGCCTCTCATCGGTTGAAGCGGCGAATTATCTCTTCCCGCTTATAACATTGCCGTATCTGGTAAGAGTGCTCGGTCCGGAAAAATATGGTCTTATTAACTTTGCAGCAGCATTCATCTACTATTTTGTGCTCTTGACAGACTATGGCTTTAACCTCTCAGCTACGAGAGAGATCTCGATCAATAGGGAGGACAAACGAAAAGTATTGAGTATCTTTAATTCAGTCATGTTCGTGAAGTTTGTATTGATGGTCGTAAGTCTAATTATTATGCTGGCGATGGTGTTTTCTATACCAAAGTTCAGGCAGGATTGGCTTATTTATATAGGTACTTTTGGGATGGTTCTAGGCAACGTCCTTTTTCCCATATGGCTTTTTCAGGGGATGGAGAAGATGAAACTGGTGGCGCTTCTTAACCTGCTTGCGAAATTTATATTCGTTATAGCGATATTTATATTCGTGAGGAAGCAATCAGACTATATTTACGTGCCACTTATAACATCGTTAGGGTTTATGACGGCCGGTGTTATCAGTCTCGTAATAGCGGCAAGGCGTTTCGGTATAATCTTCCGTATGCCCGCAGGAAAAGACTGCACCTCTTCTCTAAAGGAAGGCTGGCACGTATTTATCTCGACCGTTTCTGTAAGTTTATATACGAGCAGTAACGCTTTTATACTGGGGCTCTTTACCAACAACACGATAGTCGGCTATTATAGTGCCTCCGAAAGGATAATAAGAAGCGGCCAACGCCTGATAAACCCCATATCGCAGACACTATACCCGCACATAAGCAAGCTTGTTGCGGATTCAAAAGAGAAAGCCGCATATTTTATAAAGAAAGTTATAGTGGTCTTTGGAGGAATCGGATTTGCCGCATCGATTCTATTGTTTGCCCTCGCGGCACCTATAGTGAATATAATTCTCGGAAACCAGTTTGAACAGTCAATAATAGTCCTGAAGATATTGGCGTTCCTGCCTTTTATGGATGCGTTAAGTAATATTTTTGGTATTCAAACCATGCTGACTTTTAACATGAAGGAGGCCTTGTCGAGGATATATATTTCCGGCGGAATACTAAGCATTATTCTTGCTCTGATCCTCGTGCCATTATGGAAGCACGTCGGTACGGCAATGGCAGCATTAATAACCGAGACATATATATCATTAGCAATGTTCGCCTTCATTCACAAGAAGGGGATTTTATACGCCAAAAGACAGGTAAGGCAACATTAG